Proteins encoded in a region of the Malaciobacter mytili LMG 24559 genome:
- a CDS encoding Mur ligase family protein has translation MEYFDIFTEIVFIMALGWYLITNLQWYNYKLERVILKHHKQEWHFTYFVFPIIIFYVLNDIAFAVFFYVFYAGLFYLWNKKLDRPLVLTSRVKRFLAILLFVTFSIKALCLASQSCHFSAIFIPLILAYLISMVLEKIFFISFKNQGKQRIKAMKDLKIVAITASYGKTSIKNYLYQVLRKKFITYKTPRSVNTIAGIVLDVNRDLPSNAEVYIAEAGAREKGDIAEITNFLEPQYCVIGSVGEQHIEYFKTLENIIRTKMEILQSPRMKKGFVHESVHLKDHPNIIKFPDNLNITMSNLDGIWFDIEINKEKQHFHAPLLGSFNAINLTAVIHVALELGMSLEEIKLAFEELESVPHRLQPIKAGGKLIIDDSFNGNLEGMLEAVNICSTYEGRKVIVTPGLVESTDEANILLAKEINEKFDFVIITGKLNSHLLSANIDENKILVLKDKSKLEETLAAKTQAGDLILFANDAPNFI, from the coding sequence ATGGAATACTTTGATATATTTACCGAAATAGTTTTTATAATGGCACTAGGTTGGTATTTAATTACTAATTTACAATGGTATAACTATAAGCTTGAAAGAGTTATTTTAAAACATCATAAACAAGAATGGCATTTTACATATTTTGTTTTTCCCATAATTATCTTTTATGTTTTAAATGATATAGCTTTTGCTGTATTCTTTTATGTATTTTATGCTGGATTATTTTATCTATGGAATAAAAAACTTGATAGACCACTTGTTTTAACTTCAAGGGTAAAAAGATTTTTAGCTATTTTACTATTTGTTACTTTTTCTATAAAAGCTTTATGTTTAGCTAGTCAATCTTGCCATTTTTCTGCAATTTTTATTCCTCTAATTTTAGCTTATCTTATCTCTATGGTTTTAGAAAAGATATTTTTTATCTCTTTTAAAAATCAAGGAAAGCAAAGAATAAAAGCTATGAAAGATTTAAAAATAGTAGCAATTACGGCTTCTTATGGCAAAACTTCAATTAAAAACTATTTATATCAAGTATTAAGAAAGAAATTTATTACTTATAAAACTCCAAGGTCAGTAAATACTATTGCTGGAATTGTTTTAGATGTAAATAGAGACTTACCTTCAAATGCCGAGGTTTATATTGCTGAAGCAGGAGCTAGAGAAAAAGGTGATATTGCTGAAATTACAAATTTTTTAGAGCCTCAATATTGTGTTATTGGAAGTGTAGGGGAACAACATATTGAGTATTTTAAAACTTTAGAAAATATTATTAGAACAAAGATGGAAATACTTCAATCTCCTAGAATGAAAAAGGGCTTTGTACATGAAAGTGTACATTTAAAAGACCATCCAAATATCATAAAATTCCCTGATAATTTAAATATTACTATGAGTAATCTTGATGGAATTTGGTTTGATATTGAAATAAATAAAGAAAAACAACATTTCCATGCGCCACTACTTGGAAGTTTCAATGCTATTAACTTAACAGCAGTTATACATGTGGCACTTGAACTTGGTATGAGTTTAGAAGAGATAAAACTAGCTTTTGAAGAGCTTGAATCAGTTCCCCATAGACTACAACCAATTAAAGCTGGTGGCAAGTTAATAATAGATGATAGTTTTAATGGTAATTTAGAAGGGATGTTAGAAGCTGTAAATATTTGTTCAACATATGAAGGTAGAAAAGTTATTGTAACTCCTGGTCTTGTTGAATCAACAGATGAAGCAAATATTTTATTAGCAAAAGAGATTAATGAAAAGTTTGATTTTGTAATTATTACAGGAAAATTAAACTCTCACTTATTAAGTGCAAATATAGATGAAAATAAGATTTTAGTATTAAAAGATAAATCAAAACTTGAAGAGACATTAGCTGCTAAGACACAAGCTGGAGATTTAATCCTTTTTGCAAATGATGCACCAAATTTTATTTAA
- a CDS encoding HIT family protein produces the protein MERIYAPWRHEYVTEEKIKGCVFCHIAKNLTDEKMQVLFSDELCYVVMNKYPYSPGHIMVIPYSHTDKIEDLEEEIWLRMSKRVQQGVKLLKDVMNAQGVNIGMNLSDAAGAGIAEHVHYHLLPRWKGDTNFISVIGNTRVYPVDFEEIYTKLKISASKYFL, from the coding sequence ATGGAAAGAATTTACGCTCCTTGGCGACATGAATATGTTACAGAAGAGAAAATAAAAGGGTGTGTTTTTTGCCATATTGCTAAAAACTTAACTGATGAAAAAATGCAAGTACTTTTTAGTGACGAATTATGCTATGTGGTAATGAATAAGTATCCTTATTCTCCTGGTCATATAATGGTTATACCTTATTCTCATACTGATAAAATTGAAGATTTAGAAGAAGAAATTTGGTTAAGAATGAGTAAAAGAGTTCAGCAAGGAGTTAAATTACTAAAAGATGTAATGAATGCTCAAGGGGTAAATATTGGTATGAACTTAAGTGATGCCGCAGGTGCAGGAATTGCTGAGCATGTTCATTATCATCTTTTACCTAGATGGAAAGGCGATACAAACTTTATAAGTGTTATTGGCAATACAAGAGTATATCCAGTGGACTTTGAGGAAATATATACTAAACTAAAAATTAGTGCATCTAAGTATTTTCTATAA
- a CDS encoding phosphate ABC transporter substrate-binding protein: MKKLLLTIFLSFLTFLNASDLKVFENLEGSLNIAGGTAHIKCEKEAIKNIMSKYPNISISIAGGGSGMGIKQVSSKIIDLANSGRKPTLEEIKNGNLKLFRFAIDGIGVIINPKINIDTLTTKQLQDIFSGKITNFKELGLADAPINLYTRDESSATRKVFWDKALAKSPISNKARVVSSNAAMKTAVSSDINAIGIISLGVVNDSVKLINIDGIAPSVENINNNTYKVARGLYLLSSGEPSKLASAFITYLRSSEGAKIVSKYGFIPVNE, translated from the coding sequence TTGAAAAAATTACTACTTACAATATTCTTATCTTTTTTAACTTTTTTAAACGCCTCAGATTTAAAAGTTTTTGAAAACTTAGAAGGTTCTTTAAATATTGCAGGAGGAACTGCACATATAAAATGTGAAAAAGAAGCTATTAAAAATATAATGAGCAAATATCCTAATATTTCCATTTCAATTGCTGGTGGAGGTAGTGGAATGGGTATAAAACAAGTAAGTTCAAAGATTATTGACCTTGCAAATTCTGGAAGAAAACCTACTTTAGAAGAGATTAAAAATGGAAATTTAAAACTTTTTAGATTTGCGATTGATGGAATAGGAGTTATAATAAATCCAAAAATAAATATTGATACTTTAACAACAAAACAATTACAAGATATTTTTAGTGGAAAAATTACAAACTTTAAAGAGCTTGGATTAGCAGATGCTCCAATTAATTTATATACAAGAGATGAATCAAGTGCTACAAGAAAAGTTTTTTGGGATAAAGCTTTAGCAAAATCACCAATTTCAAATAAAGCAAGAGTTGTTTCTTCAAATGCTGCTATGAAAACAGCTGTTTCTAGTGATATTAATGCAATTGGAATTATATCTTTAGGTGTAGTAAATGATAGTGTTAAACTTATAAATATAGATGGTATTGCTCCAAGCGTTGAAAATATAAATAATAATACTTATAAAGTAGCAAGAGGTTTATATTTATTAAGTAGTGGTGAACCTTCAAAATTAGCAAGTGCATTTATTACATATTTACGAAGTAGTGAAGGTGCAAAAATTGTATCAAAGTATGGTTTTATTCCTGTAAATGAATAA
- a CDS encoding PstC family ABC transporter permease, translated as MNNIFSKGLLIITLISSLLVFCIFFLIIYLCIDIFTINELKEFFSLTWSIEDKKYGILVPLLGSFIISFLALILGFIFSFSLSSIIFLANSKFIKLFLEKTVLLMATIPTVIYAFSALFIFVPFISYFKPSSTLSILVASVVLSLLLIPTMSLIFLNIFNTLAQKYMKCCLNLSLSKEEFFFSFVIKNSTYHLAQGFLLATTRALGDTMVVLMLAGNALFLPSSIFHSTRSLTSHIALIFANDFESMAFKAIFLCALLLLSSNFILILIIRKIKANTYEI; from the coding sequence ATGAATAATATTTTTTCTAAAGGATTACTTATTATAACTTTAATAAGTAGTCTTTTGGTTTTTTGTATTTTTTTTCTTATTATTTATTTATGCATTGATATTTTTACTATAAATGAACTAAAAGAGTTTTTTTCTTTAACTTGGAGTATTGAAGATAAAAAATATGGAATCTTAGTACCACTACTTGGTTCTTTTATAATAAGTTTTTTAGCTTTGATTTTAGGATTTATATTCTCTTTTTCACTTTCTAGTATAATTTTCCTTGCAAACTCAAAGTTTATTAAATTATTTTTAGAAAAAACTGTATTACTAATGGCTACAATTCCCACTGTTATTTATGCTTTTTCAGCATTATTTATTTTTGTACCCTTTATAAGTTATTTTAAACCAAGTTCTACTCTTAGTATTTTAGTTGCAAGTGTTGTATTATCACTACTTTTAATACCTACAATGAGTTTAATATTTTTAAATATTTTTAATACTTTAGCACAAAAATATATGAAGTGTTGCCTTAATTTATCTTTGAGTAAAGAAGAGTTTTTTTTTAGTTTTGTTATAAAAAATTCAACTTATCATTTAGCCCAAGGGTTTTTATTGGCTACAACTAGGGCATTAGGCGATACTATGGTAGTATTAATGCTTGCTGGTAACGCTTTATTTCTTCCTAGTTCAATTTTTCATTCCACTAGAAGTTTAACTTCTCATATTGCTTTAATATTTGCAAATGACTTTGAATCTATGGCTTTTAAAGCAATTTTTTTATGTGCATTATTACTTTTAAGTTCAAACTTTATTTTAATATTAATTATTAGAAAAATAAAGGCTAATACATATGAAATTTAA
- a CDS encoding PstA family ABC transporter permease, which yields MKFKTYKSILATFTFIAILLVYTLLGFIIYKGFDTISLELIFQDVRVLDAILLKQRVFDGIFPAIVGTVMLIFLSLGFSFIFGFASGIYLSIYANKEIKEYINFCFELLSSVPSILIGLFFLLLSIYLHEKFFTNFLPSLLLSSLALSLLIMPYIVKNTQYSLDNIPKSIKLLSLNLGLSKTKNLFLVLIPYSSKELLSGVFLALGRACEDTAVIMLTGAVASVGIASSIFSKYEALPFYIYYISTNYSDENELNQAFSAALILLCISLFLFLITKLIQKGVKKKNGYY from the coding sequence ATGAAATTTAAAACATATAAATCAATATTAGCTACTTTTACTTTTATAGCAATTTTACTAGTTTATACTCTTTTGGGTTTTATAATTTATAAAGGGTTTGATACTATAAGTTTAGAATTGATTTTTCAAGATGTACGTGTACTTGATGCTATTTTATTAAAACAAAGAGTTTTTGATGGAATTTTCCCTGCAATTGTAGGAACTGTAATGCTAATATTTTTAAGTTTAGGTTTCTCTTTTATTTTTGGTTTTGCAAGTGGAATATATCTTAGTATTTATGCAAATAAAGAAATAAAAGAATATATAAATTTTTGTTTTGAACTTCTTTCTTCTGTTCCTTCTATTTTAATAGGATTGTTTTTTTTACTATTAAGTATATATTTGCATGAGAAATTTTTTACAAATTTTTTACCTTCACTTTTACTTTCATCTTTAGCCTTATCTCTTTTAATAATGCCTTATATTGTAAAAAATACTCAGTATTCTTTAGATAATATTCCAAAAAGTATAAAACTTTTATCTTTAAATCTTGGATTATCTAAAACAAAAAATTTATTTCTTGTTCTTATTCCTTACTCTTCAAAAGAGTTATTAAGTGGAGTTTTTTTAGCTTTAGGACGAGCTTGTGAAGATACGGCTGTTATTATGCTCACAGGTGCAGTTGCAAGTGTGGGGATAGCAAGTAGTATTTTTTCAAAATATGAAGCTTTACCTTTTTATATATATTATATTTCTACAAATTATAGTGATGAAAATGAATTAAATCAGGCTTTTAGTGCTGCATTAATACTTTTATGTATATCTTTATTTTTATTTTTAATTACTAAGCTTATTCAAAAGGGAGTAAAGAAAAAAAATGGTTATTATTAA
- a CDS encoding ATP-binding cassette domain-containing protein: MVIIKNLKLEFSNKIIFDNLNINIKENQITAIQGPSGIGKTSLFLCINSMIKYEEDYKISGEILYKKDNKYIDILKLNDDEAQELRKEIIYVSQHPDLLPMSIYENLNFFAKTHNIKNRNEKIIEVLKQVYLYEEVKDVLNKSALKLSGGQQQRLILARALLLKPKVLLLDEPTASLNESLSKKIEQMLKELKITIAIISHFESQIKDISNVRYLL, translated from the coding sequence ATGGTTATTATTAAAAATCTAAAATTAGAATTTTCAAATAAAATTATCTTTGATAATTTAAATATAAATATAAAAGAAAATCAAATTACAGCAATACAAGGACCAAGTGGTATTGGAAAAACTTCATTATTTTTATGTATTAATTCTATGATTAAATATGAAGAAGATTATAAGATAAGTGGAGAAATTCTTTATAAAAAAGATAATAAATATATTGATATACTAAAACTAAATGATGATGAAGCACAAGAACTTAGAAAAGAGATAATATATGTCTCTCAACACCCTGATTTACTCCCTATGAGTATATATGAAAACTTAAATTTTTTTGCAAAAACTCATAATATAAAAAATAGAAATGAAAAAATAATTGAAGTTTTAAAACAAGTATATTTATATGAGGAAGTAAAAGATGTATTAAATAAAAGTGCTTTAAAGTTATCAGGTGGACAGCAACAACGGTTAATTTTAGCAAGAGCTTTACTTTTAAAACCTAAGGTTTTACTTTTAGATGAACCAACTGCTTCTTTAAATGAGTCTTTAAGTAAAAAAATTGAACAAATGTTAAAAGAGCTAAAAATAACTATTGCAATAATTAGTCATTTTGAATCACAAATAAAAGATATTTCAAATGTAAGATATCTTTTATAA
- a CDS encoding NAD(P)/FAD-dependent oxidoreductase, whose translation MKREIIIIGGGIVGLSCAYFLQKSGKQVTIIDENDITNSTSFGNAGLLSSFDKTPLSYPGVVLNTLKLMLKGQSPAIIHPTLDLKMYKWLLNFILSANEKRTKKTMMLFEKYGEISLKLYEKMVKEDSFDFDYHRTGMLSVFTEENSYNQKLKKYNYIDEERFKILNNNELKEYLPSATSKIKGAILFKKNAHFDSKRVMLELKRHLQEVGVEFILNEKIENIRVENNKVKHLVSSSKIYEAEQYIMSTGYQTLLASKCNRDLTMIPAKGYSITFEMPKEFIPKTSTIFNDLFIVMTPRRDNVRFTSKLEIGSSDTKVVLKQIESIKKNFFEYNQYFEMKNEELWCGFRPLTPNDIPLIGRDEEIKNLTYAMGLGWLGMTFAPAIGSIITDLVVNDKKNAQSDDILLFSGFFQ comes from the coding sequence ATGAAAAGAGAGATAATTATTATTGGTGGTGGGATAGTTGGTCTTTCATGTGCTTATTTTCTTCAAAAAAGTGGAAAACAAGTTACTATAATAGATGAAAATGATATTACAAACTCTACTTCTTTTGGAAATGCTGGATTGCTTTCTTCTTTTGATAAAACTCCTCTTAGTTATCCTGGTGTGGTATTAAATACTTTAAAACTTATGTTAAAAGGACAATCTCCAGCAATAATTCATCCTACACTTGACTTAAAAATGTATAAGTGGCTATTAAACTTCATCTTAAGTGCAAATGAAAAAAGAACTAAAAAAACAATGATGCTTTTTGAAAAATATGGAGAAATTTCTTTAAAGCTTTATGAAAAGATGGTAAAAGAAGACTCATTTGATTTTGATTATCATAGAACGGGTATGTTATCAGTATTTACAGAAGAAAACTCATATAATCAAAAGCTAAAAAAGTATAACTATATAGATGAAGAAAGATTTAAAATCTTAAACAATAATGAGTTAAAAGAGTATCTTCCAAGTGCCACTTCAAAAATCAAAGGAGCAATACTTTTTAAAAAAAATGCACATTTTGATTCAAAAAGAGTTATGTTAGAACTTAAAAGACATTTGCAAGAAGTAGGAGTTGAATTTATCTTAAATGAGAAAATAGAAAATATAAGAGTAGAAAATAACAAGGTTAAACATCTTGTTTCTTCTAGTAAAATCTATGAAGCAGAACAGTATATTATGTCCACAGGTTATCAAACTTTATTGGCTTCAAAATGTAATAGAGATTTGACGATGATTCCTGCAAAAGGTTATAGTATTACTTTTGAAATGCCAAAAGAGTTTATACCAAAAACTTCTACTATTTTCAATGATTTATTTATTGTTATGACTCCAAGAAGAGACAATGTAAGATTTACTTCAAAACTAGAAATAGGAAGTAGTGATACTAAGGTAGTTTTAAAACAAATAGAGAGTATTAAGAAAAACTTTTTTGAGTATAATCAATATTTTGAGATGAAAAATGAAGAGTTATGGTGTGGCTTTAGACCTTTAACTCCAAATGATATTCCTTTAATAGGAAGAGATGAAGAGATAAAAAATCTAACTTATGCAATGGGACTTGGTTGGTTAGGTATGACTTTTGCTCCTGCTATTGGAAGTATAATAACTGATTTGGTTGTAAATGATAAGAAAAATGCACAAAGTGATGATATTTTACTTTTTTCAGGATTCTTTCAATGA
- the blaOXA gene encoding class D beta-lactamase, giving the protein MKKLLVFLLVINFAYANKIEEIFKEYNIEGTIVIKALNKNIQYIYNEQRAKKALLPASTFKIPNSLIILNEKLLKDENEIIKWDNKKRFLEVWNKDQTLKTAFKYSCVWCYQKYSKEISIDKYKYYLKQFNYGNKKVGNSSYNFWLQGDIKISALEQIEFLKNLYLENLPVEKKYINIVKNIMIEEKAKEYILSSKTGWATFPKEKHGWYVGYIQTKEEVWFFATNLLISDFNKLSLRKKLTFKVFKTLGII; this is encoded by the coding sequence ATGAAAAAACTATTAGTATTTTTACTTGTAATTAACTTTGCTTATGCAAATAAAATTGAAGAAATTTTTAAAGAGTATAATATTGAAGGAACAATAGTAATAAAAGCTTTAAATAAAAATATACAATATATTTATAATGAACAAAGAGCAAAAAAAGCTTTGCTTCCTGCTTCAACTTTTAAAATACCAAATAGTTTAATAATCTTAAATGAAAAGCTTTTAAAAGATGAAAATGAGATAATTAAATGGGATAATAAAAAAAGATTTTTAGAAGTATGGAATAAAGACCAAACTTTAAAAACAGCTTTTAAATACTCTTGTGTTTGGTGTTATCAAAAATACTCAAAAGAAATCTCAATAGATAAATATAAATACTATTTAAAACAGTTTAATTATGGAAATAAAAAAGTAGGAAACTCTTCTTATAATTTTTGGTTACAAGGAGATATAAAAATTTCTGCTTTGGAACAAATAGAGTTTTTAAAAAACTTATATTTAGAAAATTTACCAGTTGAAAAAAAATATATAAATATAGTAAAAAATATAATGATAGAAGAGAAAGCTAAAGAGTATATCTTAAGTTCTAAAACAGGCTGGGCAACTTTTCCAAAGGAAAAACACGGTTGGTATGTGGGCTATATACAAACAAAAGAAGAGGTTTGGTTTTTTGCTACAAATTTATTAATTAGTGATTTTAATAAATTATCTTTAAGAAAAAAGCTTACTTTTAAAGTTTTTAAAACTTTAGGAATAATTTAG
- the rpsJ gene encoding 30S ribosomal protein S10, with translation MEKIRLKLKAYDHRVLDRSVASIVEAVKRTGAELRGPIPLPTKIRKYTVIKGPHVNKDSREQFEIRVHARLIDIIAATPDTVDSLMKLDLAPEVDVEVRSMGQE, from the coding sequence ATGGAAAAAATTAGATTAAAGCTTAAAGCTTATGATCATAGAGTTTTAGACAGAAGTGTTGCTTCTATTGTTGAAGCTGTTAAAAGAACTGGTGCTGAGTTAAGAGGTCCAATTCCTCTTCCAACTAAAATTAGAAAGTACACAGTTATCAAAGGGCCTCACGTAAATAAAGATTCAAGAGAGCAATTTGAAATCAGAGTTCATGCAAGATTAATTGATATTATTGCTGCAACTCCAGATACAGTTGATTCTTTAATGAAACTTGATTTAGCTCCAGAAGTTGATGTTGAAGTTAGATCAATGGGTCAAGAATAA
- the rplC gene encoding 50S ribosomal protein L3 — protein MEFIVEKIGMSRTVSVPSVPVTLLKVLDTKVCEITENGKAIVAFTNGKKFNKAIEGQQKKYNLSKEFNRFATMTVANTEAGDLDVSGLAEAKVLKATFKTKGRGFAGVMKRWNFAGGPGAHGSRFHRAPGSIGNCEWPGRVQPGRKMPGHYGNTNVSVKNEVLSFNAETGILVVKGSVAGPNGALGKVKVAK, from the coding sequence ATGGAATTCATAGTTGAAAAAATCGGTATGAGCAGAACTGTTTCAGTTCCAAGTGTTCCTGTTACACTTTTAAAAGTTCTTGATACAAAAGTATGTGAGATCACTGAAAACGGTAAAGCAATCGTAGCTTTTACAAATGGTAAAAAATTTAATAAAGCTATTGAAGGGCAACAAAAAAAATATAATTTAAGTAAAGAGTTCAACAGATTTGCAACAATGACTGTAGCAAATACTGAGGCTGGTGACTTAGATGTTTCTGGTTTAGCTGAAGCTAAAGTTTTAAAAGCAACTTTTAAAACAAAAGGTAGAGGTTTTGCTGGTGTTATGAAAAGATGGAACTTTGCTGGAGGGCCAGGTGCTCACGGTTCAAGATTTCACAGAGCTCCTGGATCAATTGGTAACTGCGAATGGCCAGGTAGAGTACAACCAGGTAGAAAAATGCCAGGACATTACGGAAATACGAACGTATCTGTAAAAAATGAAGTTCTTTCATTTAATGCTGAAACAGGTATTTTAGTTGTAAAAGGTTCAGTTGCTGGACCAAATGGTGCATTAGGAAAAGTAAAGGTTGCTAAATGA
- the rplD gene encoding 50S ribosomal protein L4 — MSKAIVLNEKFENNGELELPASYAEINSHNLYLYVKSYLSSLRANTARVKNRTLVSGGGKKPKAQKGSGAARWGSRRSPLFVGGGQIFGPTKRNYIQKVNKKQKALALSYALNAHANQNSLFVVDSLKVESGKTKDAVAVLNKIAKRDTLIVVNTIEEKTYLAFRNIKNCYVVEKQEVNAYLISAYHSVLIEKSVFEALTKEA, encoded by the coding sequence ATGAGTAAAGCAATAGTATTAAACGAAAAATTTGAAAACAATGGTGAATTAGAATTACCAGCAAGTTATGCAGAGATTAACTCTCACAACTTATATTTATACGTAAAATCTTATCTTTCATCATTAAGAGCTAATACAGCTAGAGTAAAAAACAGAACTTTAGTAAGCGGTGGTGGTAAAAAACCTAAAGCTCAAAAAGGTTCAGGTGCAGCTAGATGGGGTTCTAGAAGATCTCCATTATTTGTTGGTGGGGGACAAATTTTTGGACCTACAAAAAGAAACTACATTCAAAAAGTTAATAAAAAGCAAAAAGCTTTAGCATTATCTTATGCTTTAAATGCTCATGCTAATCAAAACTCTTTATTTGTTGTTGATTCTTTAAAAGTAGAGTCTGGAAAAACTAAAGATGCAGTTGCAGTTTTAAATAAAATTGCTAAGAGAGATACTTTAATTGTAGTTAATACAATTGAAGAGAAAACTTATTTAGCATTTAGAAACATTAAAAATTGTTATGTTGTTGAAAAGCAAGAAGTTAATGCTTATTTAATTTCTGCATACCATTCAGTACTAATTGAAAAATCAGTATTTGAAGCACTAACAAAAGAGGCGTAA
- a CDS encoding 50S ribosomal protein L23, with amino-acid sequence MADITDIKAILYTEKTIELQENGVIVVQTSPRMTKNSLKEVFKEYFGVTPAKVNSLRQSGKVKRFRGRIGKRPDFKKFYVTLPEGAEIANLSA; translated from the coding sequence ATGGCAGATATTACAGATATTAAAGCAATATTATACACAGAAAAAACTATTGAGCTTCAAGAAAATGGTGTTATTGTTGTTCAAACAAGCCCAAGAATGACTAAAAATAGTTTAAAAGAAGTGTTTAAAGAGTATTTTGGAGTAACACCTGCGAAGGTTAATTCATTAAGACAAAGCGGTAAAGTTAAAAGATTTAGAGGAAGAATCGGTAAAAGACCTGATTTCAAAAAATTCTATGTAACATTACCTGAGGGCGCTGAAATAGCGAACCTATCAGCTTAA
- the rplB gene encoding 50S ribosomal protein L2 has translation MAIKKFRPITPARRFMSVMDTSDITSKPTVRSLLKRVKANAGRNNNGRITSRHKEAGAKKLYRIIDFKRNKFGVEGTVSTIEYDPYRNCRICLVTYADGDKRYILQPSGLKVGAKVSAAESGLDILPGNAMKLINIPVGTMVHNIELKPGKGGQIARSAGGYAQIMGREDKYVILRLPSGEMRKILGVCMATIGVVGNEDFINMVIGKAGRTRHLGIRPQTRGSAMNPVDHPHGGGEGKTNSGRHPVTPWGMPTKGYKTRKKKASDKLIISKRKK, from the coding sequence ATGGCAATTAAAAAATTTAGACCAATAACTCCTGCAAGAAGATTCATGTCTGTTATGGACACTTCTGATATTACTTCTAAGCCTACAGTTAGAAGCTTATTAAAAAGAGTAAAAGCTAACGCAGGTAGAAATAATAACGGTAGAATCACTTCTAGACACAAAGAAGCAGGTGCTAAGAAATTATATAGAATTATTGATTTCAAAAGAAATAAATTTGGAGTAGAAGGTACTGTATCTACTATTGAGTACGATCCATACAGAAACTGCAGAATTTGTTTAGTTACTTATGCTGATGGAGATAAAAGATATATCTTACAACCATCTGGATTAAAAGTTGGAGCAAAAGTTTCTGCTGCTGAGTCAGGATTAGATATTTTACCAGGTAATGCAATGAAATTAATCAACATTCCTGTTGGTACAATGGTTCATAATATTGAATTAAAACCAGGAAAAGGTGGACAAATTGCAAGATCTGCTGGTGGTTATGCACAAATTATGGGTAGAGAAGATAAATATGTTATCTTAAGATTACCATCTGGTGAAATGAGAAAAATTTTAGGTGTTTGTATGGCTACAATCGGTGTTGTTGGAAATGAAGATTTCATCAATATGGTAATTGGTAAAGCTGGTAGAACAAGACACTTAGGTATTAGACCTCAAACAAGAGGATCTGCGATGAACCCAGTTGATCACCCACACGGTGGAGGGGAAGGTAAAACTAACTCAGGAAGACATCCAGTTACTCCATGGGGTATGCCAACTAAAGGTTATAAAACTAGAAAGAAAAAAGCTAGTGATAAATTAATCATTTCAAAAAGAAAGAAGTAA
- the rpsS gene encoding 30S ribosomal protein S19: MARSIKKGPFVDAHLMKKVIKAIEANDKKPIKTWSRRSTVLPDMIGLTFNVHNGRNFVPVLITENHVGYKLGEFAPTRTFKGHKGSVQKKVG, translated from the coding sequence ATGGCAAGATCGATAAAAAAAGGTCCATTTGTAGACGCACACCTAATGAAAAAAGTTATCAAAGCTATTGAAGCAAATGATAAAAAACCTATCAAAACATGGTCAAGAAGATCAACAGTTTTACCAGATATGATTGGATTAACTTTCAATGTACACAATGGAAGAAACTTTGTTCCTGTATTAATTACTGAAAATCATGTTGGATATAAATTAGGTGAATTCGCACCAACAAGAACTTTTAAAGGACATAAAGGTTCTGTACAGAAGAAGGTAGGATAA
- the rplV gene encoding 50S ribosomal protein L22 yields MARAILKFIRVSPIKARLIAREVQGMNAEYAIASLEFTPNKAAGIISKVIASAVANAGLEPQDAVITSARVDKGPVLKRFTPRARGSASPKHKPTAHIMIEVAAAEKGDK; encoded by the coding sequence ATGGCTAGAGCAATATTAAAATTTATTAGAGTTTCTCCAATCAAAGCAAGATTAATTGCTAGAGAAGTTCAAGGTATGAACGCAGAGTACGCAATTGCTTCTTTAGAGTTCACTCCAAATAAAGCTGCAGGAATTATTTCAAAAGTTATTGCATCTGCTGTTGCAAATGCAGGGTTAGAGCCTCAAGATGCAGTTATTACATCTGCTAGAGTTGATAAAGGTCCTGTTCTTAAGAGATTTACTCCAAGAGCAAGAGGAAGTGCTTCACCTAAGCATAAACCAACTGCACACATTATGATTGAAGTAGCTGCTGCTGAAAAAGGAGATAAGTAA